The following nucleotide sequence is from Stigmatopora argus isolate UIUO_Sarg chromosome 18, RoL_Sarg_1.0, whole genome shotgun sequence.
aaccctaacccctaaccctaaccctaaccctaaccccctaaccctaaaccctaaccctaaccctaaccctaaccctaaaccctaccctacccctaccccaacccaaccccaaccccaacccaaccccaaccctaCTAACCctaacaaccctaaccctacccctaaccctaCCCCTCTAACCTTAACCCTTCAATTACAAGaagtaacttacttttgacgacttcaaagatggcgtacACACGTTGCATTCTGGGATACGTGAGGCATTCttggatatgtgatgcattctgggattgcacacatgtcgtcaattggatgagtaggccccgtaggtgacgtgattatgGGGCCAGAACCTGTAAACAAACCCCATGTTTACCATACTATTTAGAGCCgaggtactttttactttgaaaaattatAAGGCACACCATCATCTAAGGATGACTTTTGACCATCAAAAAGGCATTCAAAATATTGCCCCGGGGATAACGATCAAATAACAAATCTTAAAACTTTTAGAACTTACCTTACCACCCTAGGACGATTTTGAGTACAATGGGCAATTTTACCTTCAGATTTCTAGATGTGCAATGGGACAGAAATAACCCCCTAACCCCATAGCCCCCTAAACCCTTATCCTTACACTAACCTTAATCAATTACAAGTAACTTAGTTTTGCCGACTTAAGAGATGGCATCCCCACTttgcattctgggatatgtaATGCATTCttggatatgtgatgcattctgggattgcacgcatgtcgtcaattggacgaGTTGGACCCATAGGTGTTCTGATTAAGGGTCGGGAAAAaccctgtaacctatttagagctgcagttgtttttactttgaaaaaattacatggcacaccaacatctgaaaatcttataaattaaaatcaacaatataatgtcattctcattaaacctttatcaacaagtaTCAAATAAACCCtgcaaatatatttcaaatgttcacactgacaaggggaccacacgagctgagcaaaaatggccagaagctgagccaaaatggccacaagggtgcagcaaggggaccacatgagctgagccaaaatggccacaagggggcagagcaagtggaccacatgcgctgagccaaaatggccacaagggggtagCAAGGGGACCACATGAGCatggccaaaatggccgcaaggggacaacatgagctgagccaaaatggccacaagggggcagcgaggtgaccacacgagctgagccaaaatgtccACAAGGGGGCGGCGAGGTGACCACACGagatgagccaaaatggccgcaagggggcagccaggggaccacacgagcagagccaaaatggccacaaagggaccaagcactgagccaaaatggccacaaagggaccaagcactgagccaaaatggccacaaagggaccaagcactgagccaaaatggccacaaagggaccaagcactgagccaaaatggccacaaagggaccaagcactgagccaaaatggccacaaaggaaCCACGAGTTGagctaaaatggccacaaagggaccacaaGAGCAGGGCCAAAATGGTCACAAGAGGGAAGCAAGGTGACCACACGAACTGAGCCAAACTGGCCagaagggggcagcaaggggaccacacaagctgagccaaaatggccgcaaaggAACCTTatgagttgagccaaaatggccacaagagggaaataaggtaaccacacaaactgagccaaaatggccacaacgGGACCACAagggctgagccaaaatggccacaaggaaaccatacgaggtgagccaaaatggctgcaaggaaaccatacgagctgagctaaaatggccacaagCCCATACGAgcctagccaaaatggccacaagggggtagaaaggggaccacaagagctgagccaaaatggccacaaggggaccacacgagctgagctgaaatggccacaaggggaccacaggagttgagccaaaatggccacaagagggaaataaggtgaccacacaaactgagccaaaatggccacaaggggaccacacgagctaaggcaaaatggccacaagggggaaaaatgcgagcacacgaactgagccaaaatggctgcaagGGGACACACATGGGCTGAGCCAAAACGGCCAGGGATAGCCACAAGGGGGAAGAAAGGTGACCACACAAActgacccaagatggccgcaaGGGGACAAACACGAggcgagccaaaatggccaggagctgagccaaaatggcaacaagaGGGCCACAAGGGTACTACACGAGCTTAGCCCAAACGGCCGCAAGGGGACAAACACAAggcgagccaaaatggccaggagctagccaaaatggcaacaagaGGGCCACAAGGGTACTACACAAGCTTAGCCAAAATGACCACAAGGGAACCATTtcgagttgagccaaaatggcaacaagaGGGCCACAAGGGTACTACACAAGcttagccaaaatggccgcaagggaaccatttgagttgagccaaaatggcaacaagagggaagcaaggtgaccacacaaactgagccaaaatggccgcaagggaaccatacgagctgagccaaaacggccagaagctgagccaaaatggcaacaagagggccacaaggggaccacacaagCTTACCCAAAATGGCTGCAAGCGAACCAtacgagttgagccaaaatggccacaaggggaccacacgagggaagcaaggtgaccacacgaactgagccaaaatggccacaagggggaaaTAAGGTGACCACgatttgagccaaaatggccgcaaggggaTCACACAAGCAGAGCCTAAATGGCCACATGGGGGAAGAAAGGTGACCACacaaactgagccaaaatggccgcaaagggaccacacaagctgaacCAAAATTGCcaggagctgagccagaatggcaacAAGAGGGCCACAAGTGGAACACACGAGCTTagacaaaatggccgcaagggaacaacacgagctgagccaaaacgGCCACAAGGGTTAACCCTTACCCTAACACTAATCAAGTACAAGAAgcaacttacttttgacgacttcaacgaTGGCATCCACATGTTGCATTCTGGGATACATAATGCATTCTTTGATGtgttgcattctgggatgcgcgcatgtcgtcaattggacgaGTTGGACccataggtgacgtgattaagggtcggtagaagaacctgtaaacaAACCGTGTTTACCATCCTATTTAGAGCTGAGgtactttttacttaaaaacctgaaaattacaaggcacaccaTCATCTGAAATTcttataatttaaaattaacTATTTaatgtcattctcattaaacctttatcaacacgaatcaaataaaccctccaaaaaatatttcaaattcaaatgttcacACTCACCATTGTCACAAAAAGTTGCACCTAATACCACGACAAGGGACATGTGCCTAAATGGCCACAAGGTGGCAGCAAGAGACCTTATGACCTTAGCCTAAATGGCCAACGGCAAtaaatatactgcaataattttctaccaattatttattgctgaCCGCTGTGAAGGACTTATCGCCTATCCTAACCCTACCAACCCCATGATCAGATAGTAACAGGCACTAAACTTCAGTAAGAGATTTCGAATATGGCTCAAACTTAAGTTACTTtttataattaataattaataacagCGCCTAATACCACGACAAGGGAAAAACAGCAACCGAACTAAACGGAATTTCTTTAAAAGGACACCTACGTCTAATATGAGTGAATAAAACATCTAATATTCACCACTTTGAACACATGAATTTGCATTAGACGACAGCTTGAGACGAATTCAAAGATGGGGTCCACGCGTGGCGTTGATTAAGGGTCTGCCGAAGCACCTGTCGACTTAACAGCGTTTTTCCCAAAACTAtttgagctgcggtactttttactttgaaaaaattacaagtgACACTGGCTATTGTCGCAAAAAGTTGTACCCAATACCACAAGGAAAAAGAGCAAGCAAACAAAACGGAATGTCTTTAAAACGTCTAATATTAATGAATAGAACAGCCAGTAGTCGCcactttgaataaaatttaagacttacgGGGGTTTGGAACGTTAACATTTAATTCAACAATTTCGACGAAGCGTCACAATAAATAGTTAAAATAAACTAGTTTCAGCAAAAGATGCTAACGCCAAATGAACGTGCCAGAATACGCCAAAGGGgagaaaaacattaatcaataacAACACACTTACATTGGGCGACTGCTTGAGACGGCGTTCGACTTGTAAAATGGCGTCTCACACGTGGCGGCTTGCCTTTGTTCgaacaggaaacgcacaacgcgcatgcgtgggcaaaaagagggctttccgggtaatgaagtatactcgtgcacacaacaccctaaccctaacccaattttacttctattaaacacatgttattactattaaaccactagttatatgttactttgttaatagatggcaaattagaagaaataaaacattttttccaatccaatatcctattttttgtgttttttttcagagggcggaACGAAGTAACGCCCCCAcccttctctctgtccgtctctctctccgttcccccttcgaaatacgtctaactttacttctattaaacacattttattactattaaaccactagttatgtgttaatagatggcgaattagaagaaataaaacatttttttccaatccaatatcctattttttgtgtttttttcagagggcggaacgaattaacgcccccacccttctctctgtccgtctctctctccgttcccccttcgaaatacgtctaactttacttctattaaacacattttattactattaaaccactagttatgtgttaatagatggtgaattagaagaaataaaacatgttttccaatccaatatcctgtttttggtgttttttttcagagggttggaacgaattaacgcccccatccctcgctctgtccgtctctctctctcttcccccttcgaaattcgtctaattttacttctattaaacatgttattactattaaaaataGTAATACGTATTACACGAAAATCAGTTTTGTGCCCACACAGATTTAACGTCGGCAAAGGTTAAAGTCTGTGaatccaaacaacttccggttcacgttaCTTCAAAATAAGCTACAAAATGACTTGAACCTCATAGTGTAAAAACAGTTTGGAGAAAACacagttcagaaaaaaaaatgttcggaaaaaaCAGAGTTTGGAAAAATCAgtgcgtggaaaaaaaacagaatttggaaaaaaaaaaaaagccagcatTTGAGAAAAAACCCAGAGTCCGGGAGAAAAGACAGAGTTCTGGAAAAaatagtttggaaaaaaaaaaaaaacattggggaaaaaaaagtttgggaaaaaaaagagtttagAAAGAAGAGTTTGGGAAAAAAgtgtttgcaaaaaaagaaacggAACTACCGACGTCGGACCCACCGACGTCGCAACCACCGACTTTGGAAAACAATGATTTCGGAAACACCGACTTCAGAAACACGACTTCAAAAACACTGAGTTCGGAAACACCGACTACAAAAACACTCAGTTCGGAAACACCGACTTCTCTCAAGAGTATCCAGTCGAGAGAATTCACCTGCGATCTGAAGGGCGCCGCCATGTTGTTGCCCGTTAGATTAGCGGTTCAAGTTTGTGGCGCTCCATGTAGGTCCCCGCAACACAAGTGTGTTCAAAAAGCGCCAGTCACAAATCAGCATTCGCCTCATTCGTTTCTAACTTCGACTTTTTCCCCTTGGTAGTAAACCAGAGCCCAACTCGATAGAGGCATTCGAAAATTTCATTAAGGTGCTCAATTCACATCATTAtagaattcaattaaaatagaACATTACACAGGACAAGATAGAATTTCTAGATACGTTGTTTTCTTCTAAAAAAGATCAAAGTAGAAATAGAACAATACTGTGTCAATTCCTTACATAATGACTGATACGTATTTAAGATACGCCTTTCCGTCTTGGCTCTGGAAAAAAGAAGTCTCTAAAGTATTTCTCTTCCTTACCCTGATTCATTCGTATTTTTGGGTTCAAATGATGTCATCCGATTGGAAAGCTCAATCATCAATGCCCTATTTATGATGTAAAGAAATGATCAATGCAACTTTAATCCCAAATCTCCACTCTCAGAGATCATTGTCCAGGTAAGGGCGAGGCTTTCAAGTCAAACGCAGTCACGGTGTCTGACCCAAATGGCGCAGGGAAATAACAAATCATTACCCTTGTTCATTGACATGGTGCCTCATATTCTTTTGTCCATCCGTGTCCTATAAATGGGCACACCCTAACCCACGCCTGCGAGTTCCATTGCGAGATCAGCGAAATGTAGCTCTAGTACCAGCCTATGAATAATGAGCAGGGGAGTCAGACAAATTGTTTTTGAAGAGGAACTTTTGATCGATTTGGAAGGCCAGGACAGATTGTGCTGGTTTTAGTTTCTCTCCCTAATCGAGGACACGCCAGATCATCTACTACCTAGCCCGACAtgtcaaaatgtatttgtgtAGAATGCTAATCAAGCAGCAAATcataatgcaaaatattttcttttgacaTTTGTGTTATGAACTGcagtaaaaacaacaacccaaTAACTTCAGTTCAAATAATCAAGTAAATTGGACACGTCATTCCATTTCGAAAGGGTGAAAGAGCCCCTGGAAAATGTTACTGTCCATAAGGATGAAACTTATCTCACCCTCAGGTTTAGGGTTCACGCATCCACCTATGACTACAAACTTGTCCGTCCTTCTACCTGATTAAAAGTGATAAGAAATTTGCaggcattattattttttttttttacctcagccAGTCCGGTTGTACTCACAAGTCTTTCAGTCTACTGTGGTATCGTTTGTCACGGCAGTCGAGAATGACCTTTAGCATTTCTCCCCTGTAAGCCTCAGCTAGCTTCTGTGTCTTGGACGTGACAGTCGGTCCACAGCTGcttcaggtgtgtgtgtgtgtgcaggagGAAATCCACAACATCTTTTTGGAAAGCTGTGCACAGGGGCCGCGGTTGCGATGGGCTCCAGAGAAAGCTTGAGCTCTGAGGATTTCTTTTGGGTTCGGCTCGATTTGCTGGCGTCAATATCTCTGTTGTCAGCTGCCGTCTCTACTCGGGTCTGCTTTCCCTCCCTCGGCCGCTCCGCATACGGCCGATCTTAAGACCACAGAATGAAGGCCAaggaaaagaataaaaagagaaagagaaacttCTCCTCCAACTCTTTGATTTGCCGTCTCTGAGCTTCGATGAATTCTTCCAAGTCTTTGTTCCGCTAGGACGGGAAACATGAAAGCTAGAGTCAGGAAAGGTGGCGGGCGAGTGCGTGCGGGCCAGTGCGTGCGGGCGTGTGCGTGCGGTGCTGTTTTGCAGCCGGCTCTGACCTGTTGTGTGACTTGTAGCAGCTCCATCCTCTCCTTGAGGATCTGAGCATCTCGCTCCCTCAGCTCCACCATCACGGCTCTCTTCCATTGGTCCGTGGCGCTTCTGAGCACCTCCCTCTGCTCGTCTGTCATTACCTCGTTCACGCCGGCGTCTTTTACCTCTCGTCCGTCCGTTCCGGACTGGCCCTGCTGCAGCAGAACCTCGTACAACATGGCCTCCAGCTCTAGGATCCTCTGTGTGTGCGCGCACCCGCCCCACTCTTAACAACTTCACCGACCTTAAGCATAAAAATTGGTAAGAGGGCTTACCTTATGAGCCTCGTCCGTGGAGCGCTTCCTGAAGTCCAGTTCATCGTCCAGGTAGCCCTTCTGCTTGCAGAACAAATCCTTGCGCCGCACACCATAAAAGGTTTGCGGGCAGGTCGGCAGGACCGGCTCGACGGCGCTCGGCGGAAGTGGCGCGCTTACCTTCTCGCTTTCAATATCCAACATCTTTTGTCGCAGTGCCGTCTTTGTCACTTGGATGGATTCCAACCACTGTGGAAATGAGGTGGTTTTCATGCTGTTCTCTCATGAGAAGTGAGTACGTCTTGGCgccgcatgtgtgtgtgtgtgtgcgtgtgtgtgtgtgtgtgtgtgtgtgtggaggggggcTCACCTTCTCGGCAAGCGTGAGAACGGTCCTGGCGTGAATCACGACCACCTGCTCTTCGTGGCTCAGATTCTACAGAACGACAGCCAAACACTGAGCGATACCTACTCCTCCCGCCAAAGCGACATCTCGAGCAAACGCCGACAGACGGCGGGCGCCAGGTTGGATACGGAACAAGCTCCACCTACACTTACGGCGTTATCTCCCAGGATGTCCAACTTTTTCATCAGATCACTGATGACAATATCCTGGTGAAAGACGAGAGCGAGCTGACGGCACACGGAAGGAGCCGCGTGACGCCGGCCGTACGTACGGTCACGCCCTCCGCCTCGCAGTGGATCTGCAACGGGCTGAGGCTGTCTGGGAAATGGAGTTGCTGGAACTTGATGCCAGGGGACCACCACTCTCTCTCCTGGAGGCGAAAAAGGATTTTGTCAGATGCCGTCAAGACGGTGTCTACGTGCGCCGCCCTGCGCCGCCCTGCGCCGCCCTGCGCCGCCCTGCGCCGCCCTGCGCCGCCCTGCGCCGCCCTGCGCCGCCCTGCGCCGCCCTGCGCCGCCCTGCGCCGCCCGATCCGGTCACCTCCAGCTCCAAGATTCGGAACTCCAGCAGTTCGTTTTGGTCTCTGGCGTCCTGGATGTCATCACGCAGACGCGCTTCTTCTGCCTCCATCTGCTTCACCTAGAAAGCGGCCAGGCAAAGAGATTCAGGACGGCTCCAACAAATGTTCCAGAGGCGTGGCAGGAGGAGCAATCGGTCCTCCTTTTTTTGGGTGAAGGGGGCCCCCGAGCAATTGGGCATTCCCTGTGAGGACCGTCGTGACTGCGTAGCTATCAGAATGTACGACCGCCTTAATGTATCGCGTCCACACAAAATATGAGACCAGACCGGCTTTAGGGTTAGCCTCCAAATTCTAAGCCAATGAAAGACTGCTGTGGAACTGCAATTACTTCGCATTTCCAAGCGACGATGACGACAATCTGGAATTTTGAAACCGTGCCATCCAAGAAAAGCAAAAGGGATGCAGATGGGGCCAGATTTGCAAGAAGATGGGGCGAGTCGGGTCTGGTTCCCCAGGCGTGGAGTTTGAACACTGCACCCGGGTAGCATATTGGGGTTTCCCAGTTAGGCTTAGGGTTAGCTGCGACTTGAGGGAAGAAGACCCAAGTAGAAGTGATGGCGAGCTAAAGAGgttccttttatttattttttgggttccTGGGAACACGTAAACAACAAGTTCAAACTTCTACGAGAGGGAAAAAAGTAAGAAAGAGAAGAGATCGACCTTTTCCATCAACTGCTGGTTCCTCTGGTACAACAACTGCTTCTCCTCCACCCACTTGACATCCTAGAGGACGATCAAGATGGTACAGCCGGCCTTCGTACGGCAGCGGCGCGTGCTTACCTGGCCTTGTTGCGTCAGGGCCGCCTCCAGATCTGTTACTCTGCTTTGACTTTGACTGATTTCAGCCACCAATTGTTCTCTGGTCTGGGAAGGAGGAACCCAGAGTGAACGAACTTTGGCTGCCTTAGCAATATGTACACCTCttttaaggggggggggggcggggttgCTTTTCACCTTTATCTCCTTCTCGGCGTCGTATATCCCCCCGCTGGTCTCGGTTAGCAGAGCGTAAGCTCGTTGCAGCGCTTGGTACTCTTGCGTCAGCTGGCGGTAGCGAAGCTCCGCCTCCTCGCCAACGCACACCTGCAAGACACGACTAATACCAGAATCGGTAGCACCAGAAGTAAACCTAACCCGACTTCATCGCCAGAGATAATGGAATTCCAACCAGGCGACCGGAGCTACTTTTTAACGCCCGGAGGCGTACGAGTCACAAGGAACGGCAGAGCGCGCGTACCTCTTCGGGTTCCGTGTCGGGGCTTTTGTCGGTACGGAAAGACGGGGACGATCCGTCGGAATCCGCAGACacgttgtcgtcgtcgtcgtatCCGTAAAACGTTTCTATCACCTGCGAACACGcgcagtagatgtcggcaaagtaacgtttactatttgttggttattttctgttttgcagtaagaaaacaaacattagtGGAAGAATCAATTCCTgattgcttttgattcatacagtatctcaaaaataccacgtgcgactgtttttcttaagattttctcttcaaagtaacacatttgtactccctattaaaaacgtgaatatggaggtgaaaattgtaagtcgggggggggcagcttatacacgagaaatagtaaaattcaacgattttaaaggCAATTTCAAGCGTGCGGCTTAAacgcggggcggcttatatgccggtaaataggttagttaaattgtctgtgctgagtcggttggaagaaaaacctgcaacgacagcggccctcgaggaccagattGCCCAGGTGTGCACTAGGGACAAGGGACAATACACTTGCGCACACGACACCAAAAACGAAACAACAAATCCAATAGATGGAGGGCAGTGCACCGAGCCAATGACAGGTAaagtcaaaatgaaaaataaaagtaaggGCAGTGGTCTCACCCGGCTCGATCGCACGGCTCGTTTCCTCCCGGACGAATCTTGACGTCCGTACCGCAAGGAGAAATCTCGCTCCTGTCGGCAGATAGGGCGATAGGGTTGGGACCTTTGCCCAGAAAGGTCACGGCATCTGCTTTAGCCAGCCAACTTACGGTGACGTTTTCGACACACGGCCCCGTTTCCAGAGCCTGTAAAAGATTCGGAAATTCTCTCAGAGCGTCGGACAAGTCCATCAATGCTAAGGAAGGCGGAAAGGCCGGGGGACCTTAGACAAGTCATCGATGACGTGTTGCTGTTCCAAAACTTGAAGGCGTAGAAAGTCCATTTCGCAGTCCTGCCAATCGCGCCTGCCGCTGCAGTGGCGGCGGCGGTCCAAGTCATTGAGCGAACTGGGCCTCCTCTGCGGAGAACAAGCCTTCTCCGCTGACTTATTGGCGACTGACCCTAACGCTCTCACCTTCCTTTTGGGCGCCGGCTGGACGGGCGGACTTACCACGGTGGACATCtccatgttctcctgcgtgacAAAGCGCAGTTTGTTTTCAAGGCGACTCAGCATGAGCGACAGCTCTTCATTCTTCCTGCTCACGCGCTTGTTTTTGTCCAGAAGGGGAACAAATTGACTTTCCGTTTCTCTCAGTCGCTTCAGCTACAGGGAACGGGCGGGAGGAGGCGGGTGAGACGCGCACCGGCGCGACCTCCGTCGGCTCCTCCGCTCCaaacggcgacggcgacggcgagcCGATTACCAGTTCGTTCCGTTCCTCAGACAGCAGAGCGTTTCGATCCTCCAGTTTCCTGACGACGGCGCCCAGCTCGGCGATTTTCAGCCGAGAGCGTCGCCCGTCTCGATCCTCCTGGGACTGCAGGCACACACAAATAGGCGCGGCGCCTCGTCACGTCCGCCGGAGACACGTGGTCTCCGGACACCTCCGTCGCCTTGGAGCAGCAGAGCAAGGCGCTACGTGAGCGAGCCGCTGACGTCTCCTCCGGTGACGCCGAAGCCTTACCCTTACCGTCCGAGGGGGGTCGCCGAGGTCGGCGACGTGTCCGGGGTGCTTGAATCCCGCCCTCTGCGCGTCTCTCAGGGCTGCGATTTGCTGCTCGGCTGCCTGAGTCTGCAGTTGGAGACGGTGGGCGTGGCCGGCCTGCAGCCCCAGCGCTTTGTCCAACACGCTGACCGCTCTGTCCTTGAGCTTGATCTCATCCATCtgggggaagaagaaaaaaaaaataaaaaaaggtgtcGTTTTACCTCCCGAGAGAGCCGAGCGACGATACTCCACGAGTTCTTGGACGCCTTGCCCCGAAATCCTGCCCGACCCCACAACCCTCCCCCGCCATAGTTCAACTCAGGTGAGCGCGTACCAGTCGACGGACCTCCCTCTCGCAGTCCCTCTTGGTTCTATTCAGCTCCTCCTGATGAGTGGACCGAAGCTCGGCCGCTCGGGACTGGTCGGCCTGCCGGGCCGTGGCCAAAGCTTCTTCGGCGCTCCTCTTGGCGCCGCTCTGCTCCCGGAGCTCCCGCTGGAGGTGACGTCGCTCGGCCTCCCAGGTCCCTCGCGTCTCCTCTGCCTCTGCCAGCAAGGCGCTCCTCAGCTGAAGGAGCGCAAAGACGCAGATGGGATCAAACCGCCGGTCCACCGCCGGTCCGCGGCCGCCCGGGGGAGGCAGGGTGGGGTGAATCGGAATAAGCGGGGTGGGTCGGAGACAGGGTTAGGATGGGAAAAAGCGGGCGGACGAGACCAAGTCGAGCGGGTGGCCAGATCACCTTATCCGGGGAGCCGTCCCTCAGCGACAGGAGCGAAGCGTTGAGTCGCTGAATCTCTCCGTCTTTGATTTTGATCACTCTCATCAACTCCATCTCGTGCTGCCGTAGTAGCGTCTCCCGGGTAACGGCCAACTCTTTTTGCTTCTCCTCGTGGAGTTTGCTTCTGAGTTCCGTCATGGCGATGGCGGCGCGGCGATGCTCTACCCTCAGCTCCTCACTCTTCTCTCTCTCCATACGGCTGACCTGACGTGGCGCAGACGGTGCGACTTGATGCACGCTTAGTTGGTTTGCCGGCCTTTGAGGGCTTCACCTTGTTCTTCTCCCGCTGAAGTTCTAACTGGATGGCCATCAGTTTGGCTCTCAGCTCTTCGTTGGCAGCttgaacggcggcggcggcgtcagcTCTCTCCCCCTTGCTCCGCCCTCCTGCGCTTCGTTTGGACATTTGGACCGGGATCGGTGTCGTCGCTCGTCAGTCGGGGAAAGGCAACATTTGTACCTGCGGACATGAAACGCAcattcgccgccgccgccactcgCAATTGACTTGGCCTGCACCTTTCCTCTGCCAATCGGGAGTGGGGGTGCAGGGCAAACTCTGACGGAGTGATTAATGTCCAATCGCATTCTACGCGTGTAGAGCTGCGACGTCCGGAAGGTCACCAAAGCTCGCTTCCGGGTTGACCAACTCATCTAATTGGATGAATGTCAAGTGAGCAGCACATGGAAACGATCACAGTACGGCGACCACGTGCAAGTACTTGCAATGGAAAGCCATATATTTTGACAAAAGGGAATATATCATAAAGCAGCCCGgcggagcaagtggttagcgcgtgagcctcacagctctttggtcctgggttcacatcaaggtcggtccaccagtgtggagtttggatgttctccacgggcttgCGTGCGTTTCaaccaggtactctggtttcctcccacattccaaaagacatggtaagctgattggacactctaaattgccccttggtatgggtgtgagtgtgcatggttctcctttgtctccttgtgccctgcgatctggccaccgattcagggtgtcctccgcctctgtccaggagtcagctaggataggctccagc
It contains:
- the jakmip3 gene encoding janus kinase and microtubule-interacting protein 3 isoform X5, which translates into the protein MSKRSAGGRSKGERADAAAAVQAANEELRAKLMAIQLELQREKNKVSRMEREKSEELRVEHRRAAIAMTELRSKLHEEKQKELAVTRETLLRQHEMELMRVIKIKDGEIQRLNASLLSLRDGSPDKLRSALLAEAEETRGTWEAERRHLQRELREQSGAKRSAEEALATARQADQSRAAELRSTHQEELNRTKRDCEREVRRLMDEIKLKDRAVSVLDKALGLQAGHAHRLQLQTQAAEQQIAALRDAQRAGFKHPGHVADLGDPPRTSQEDRDGRRSRLKIAELGAVVRKLEDRNALLSEERNELLKRLRETESQFVPLLDKNKRVSRKNEELSLMLSRLENKLRFVTQENMEMSTVACSPQRRPSSLNDLDRRRHCSGRRDWQDCEMDFLRLQVLEQQHVIDDLSKALETGPCVENVTERDFSLRYGRQDSSGRKRAVRSSRVIETFYGYDDDDNVSADSDGSSPSFRTDKSPDTEPEEVCVGEEAELRYRQLTQEYQALQRAYALLTETSGGIYDAEKEIKTREQLVAEISQSQSRVTDLEAALTQQGQDVKWVEEKQLLYQRNQQLMEKVKQMEAEEARLRDDIQDARDQNELLEFRILELEEREWWSPGIKFQQLHFPDSLSPLQIHCEAEGVTDIVISDLMKKLDILGDNANLSHEEQVVVIHARTVLTLAEKWLESIQVTKTALRQKMLDIESEKDLFCKQKGYLDDELDFRKRSTDEAHKRILELEAMLYEVLLQQGQSGTDGREVKDAGVNEVMTDEQREVLRSATDQWKRAVMVELRERDAQILKERMELLQVTQQRNKDLEEFIEAQRRQIKELEEKFLFLFLFFSLAFILWS